A region from the Sandaracinus amylolyticus genome encodes:
- a CDS encoding prolipoprotein diacylglyceryl transferase: MNPIVGELTIGGVTRPLGGYGVAVAIGMLLTGAFATRAAQRAREDVGAVIACCGYAVAGGLAGAWLTFVAVEWARTGSPITALSTGGGLVFYGAVPGGTLATWLGARYLRVPFVKMLDLSVPGIAAGHAIGRVGCFLGGCCYGAEHHGPLAVVFTHPLAPAAHPPIPRHPVQLYESAGLLVLGLVFALVPVGRTNGTRTLAYVIAYGVLRFCVEGLRGDAIRGVWGPLSTSQTISVVLIVLASGVLLARRRATVAA, translated from the coding sequence ATGAACCCCATCGTCGGCGAGCTCACGATCGGCGGCGTCACGCGGCCGCTCGGTGGCTACGGCGTCGCGGTCGCGATCGGCATGCTGTTGACCGGCGCGTTCGCGACGCGCGCCGCGCAGCGCGCGCGCGAGGACGTCGGCGCGGTCATCGCGTGCTGCGGCTACGCGGTCGCCGGGGGCCTCGCCGGCGCGTGGCTCACGTTCGTCGCGGTCGAGTGGGCGCGCACCGGATCGCCGATCACCGCGCTGAGCACCGGCGGCGGGCTCGTCTTCTACGGCGCGGTGCCGGGCGGCACGCTCGCGACCTGGCTCGGTGCGCGCTACCTGCGCGTGCCCTTCGTGAAGATGCTCGACCTCAGCGTCCCGGGGATCGCCGCGGGCCACGCGATCGGTCGCGTCGGGTGCTTCCTCGGCGGCTGCTGCTACGGCGCGGAGCACCACGGCCCGCTCGCGGTCGTGTTCACCCATCCGCTCGCGCCCGCGGCGCACCCGCCGATCCCGCGCCACCCCGTGCAGCTCTACGAGTCCGCGGGGCTGCTCGTGCTCGGCCTCGTGTTCGCGCTCGTTCCCGTCGGACGCACCAACGGCACACGCACGCTCGCGTACGTGATCGCCTACGGCGTGCTCCGCTTCTGCGTCGAGGGCCTCCGCGGCGACGCGATCCGCGGCGTGTGGGGCCCGCTCTCGACCTCGCAGACGATCTCCGTCGTGCTCATCGTGCTCGCGTCGGGCGTGCTGCTCGCGCGACGGCGCGCGACCGTGGCAGCCTGA
- a CDS encoding DUF4190 domain-containing protein produces MGLGSILLGVFALIFMFGGFVLTFVPFLGTMLSFLAPVLAVAGIVLGGVALSRARENRQNEGLAIAGLVVNIVAFVPAMLVAVTCGLCNTVCTGIALTPSDPNATPWYQRDAGPSPFDVLFVDAGVPHATPNAPNTPPPIAPPPIAPPSPIEPLPSAPPGAPAQPPGTLPPPPLPPGPVAPAPETSAR; encoded by the coding sequence ATGGGCCTCGGCTCGATCCTGCTCGGCGTCTTCGCGCTGATCTTCATGTTCGGCGGGTTCGTGCTCACGTTCGTGCCCTTCCTCGGCACGATGCTCTCGTTCCTCGCGCCGGTGCTGGCGGTGGCGGGCATCGTGCTGGGCGGCGTCGCGCTCTCGCGCGCGAGGGAGAACCGGCAGAACGAGGGGCTCGCGATCGCGGGGCTCGTCGTGAACATCGTGGCGTTCGTGCCGGCGATGCTCGTCGCCGTCACGTGCGGTCTCTGCAACACGGTGTGCACCGGGATCGCGCTCACGCCGAGCGATCCCAACGCGACGCCCTGGTACCAGCGCGACGCCGGGCCTTCTCCGTTCGACGTGCTCTTCGTCGACGCAGGCGTGCCGCACGCGACGCCGAACGCGCCGAACACGCCGCCTCCGATCGCGCCCCCGCCAATCGCGCCGCCGTCTCCGATCGAACCGTTGCCGAGCGCGCCGCCCGGAGCGCCCGCCCAGCCGCCGGGCACGCTGCCTCCTCCTCCGCTCCCGCCCGGACCCGTCGCGCCCGCGCCGGAGACGAGCGCGCGATGA
- the treZ gene encoding malto-oligosyltrehalose trehalohydrolase, with protein MSIDGAIDGASDGMIAPRRAPIGAEVQRDGVELRVWAPTTKRVEAVLDPGTRHERRVLLDRDGTQHWRVLVREAGPGTRYGFLLDDDPKLYPDPGSRSQPDGPHGASEVIDPRAFTWSDHEWRGRALRDAVFYEMHVGTFTRAGTWRAAAEHLRELADVGITVIEMMPVTAFPGRFGWGYDGVSLFAPYAGYGRPDDLRRFVDHAHGLGLAVILDVVYNHLGPDGNYLPRFSPSFSSDRYETDWGLSPRFDGPGCEPVRELVIANARFWIDEYRFDGLRLDATQDIYDFDADHEHLVSALARAVRDAAPERTTLVIGENEPQRVELVRPRDEGGMGLDALWNDDFHHSATVALTGRDEAYYRDYTGSAQEIASALKHGFLYQGQRYAWQSQRRGTATFDVDPTRFVAYLQNHDQVANSLDGRRVHQLTCPAKYRALLSLVLLGPATPLLFQGEEFLASAPFLYFADHEPALAACVRKGRGEFLAQFPSVAQARARLSDPAALETFERSKLDHAERTRNASHVDMVRTLLALRREDRTIAGDARVGLDAAALSDPAQHALVLRYFGSAPDHDRLLVVNLGPSRHLASCSEPLCAPPFARRWRDAFSSEDPRWGGRGATPTEQDDGWHLTADSTALLVPEPDPTPRFGPPEKKRSSDTTTSTEERR; from the coding sequence ATGTCGATCGATGGAGCGATCGATGGAGCGAGCGACGGGATGATCGCACCGCGACGAGCACCGATCGGCGCCGAAGTGCAGCGCGACGGCGTCGAGCTGCGCGTCTGGGCGCCCACGACGAAGCGCGTGGAGGCGGTGCTCGATCCCGGCACGCGGCACGAGCGGCGCGTGCTCCTCGACCGCGACGGCACGCAACACTGGCGCGTGCTGGTGCGCGAGGCGGGCCCGGGCACGCGCTACGGCTTCCTGCTCGACGACGACCCGAAGCTCTACCCGGATCCCGGCTCGCGCTCGCAGCCCGACGGCCCCCACGGCGCATCGGAGGTGATCGATCCGCGCGCGTTCACGTGGAGCGATCACGAGTGGCGCGGTCGCGCGCTCCGCGACGCGGTGTTCTACGAGATGCACGTCGGCACGTTCACGCGCGCGGGCACGTGGCGCGCGGCGGCGGAGCACCTGCGCGAGCTCGCCGACGTCGGGATCACGGTGATCGAGATGATGCCGGTCACCGCGTTCCCCGGGCGGTTCGGGTGGGGCTACGACGGAGTCTCGCTGTTCGCGCCGTACGCGGGGTACGGCAGGCCGGACGATCTGCGCCGCTTCGTCGATCACGCGCATGGGCTCGGCCTCGCGGTGATCCTCGACGTCGTCTACAACCACCTCGGGCCCGACGGGAACTACCTCCCTCGATTCTCGCCGTCGTTCTCCAGCGATCGATACGAGACGGACTGGGGTCTGTCTCCGCGCTTCGACGGTCCGGGCTGCGAGCCGGTGCGCGAGCTCGTGATCGCGAACGCGCGATTCTGGATCGACGAGTACCGGTTCGACGGTCTGCGCCTCGATGCGACCCAGGACATCTACGACTTCGACGCCGATCACGAGCACCTCGTGTCGGCGCTGGCGCGCGCCGTGCGCGATGCAGCCCCCGAGCGCACGACGCTGGTGATCGGCGAGAACGAGCCGCAGCGTGTGGAGCTCGTGCGACCGCGCGACGAGGGCGGGATGGGCCTCGATGCGCTGTGGAACGACGACTTCCATCACTCGGCGACGGTGGCGCTGACGGGTCGCGACGAGGCCTATTATCGCGACTACACCGGATCGGCGCAGGAGATCGCGTCGGCGCTGAAGCACGGATTCCTGTACCAAGGTCAGCGTTATGCGTGGCAGTCGCAGCGCCGCGGAACTGCCACCTTCGACGTCGACCCGACTCGGTTCGTCGCATATCTGCAGAACCACGATCAGGTCGCGAACTCGCTCGACGGACGGCGCGTCCACCAGCTCACGTGCCCGGCGAAGTACCGCGCGCTGCTCTCGCTCGTGCTGCTCGGGCCCGCGACCCCGCTGCTCTTCCAAGGCGAGGAATTCCTCGCCTCGGCGCCGTTCCTCTATTTCGCAGATCACGAGCCGGCGCTCGCGGCGTGCGTGAGGAAGGGACGCGGCGAGTTCCTCGCGCAGTTCCCCTCGGTCGCGCAGGCGCGAGCACGTCTGTCCGATCCCGCCGCGCTCGAGACGTTCGAGCGCTCGAAGCTCGATCACGCCGAGCGCACGCGCAATGCCTCGCACGTCGACATGGTGCGCACGCTGCTCGCGTTGCGGCGCGAGGATCGGACGATCGCCGGCGATGCGCGGGTCGGGCTCGACGCGGCGGCGCTGAGCGATCCCGCGCAGCACGCGCTCGTGCTGCGCTACTTCGGGAGCGCCCCGGATCACGATCGACTGCTGGTCGTGAACCTCGGGCCGAGCCGCCACCTGGCCTCGTGCTCGGAGCCGCTCTGCGCGCCGCCGTTCGCGCGGCGCTGGCGCGACGCGTTCAGCAGCGAGGACCCGCGCTGGGGCGGGCGCGGCGCGACGCCGACCGAGCAGGACGACGGCTGGCACCTGACCGCGGACTCCACCGCGCTGCTCGTGCCCGAGCCCGATCCGACGCCGCGCTTCGGCCCGCCCGAGAAGAAGCGGAGCAGCGACACCACGACGAGCACGGAGGAGCGCCGATGA
- a CDS encoding amylo-alpha-1,6-glucosidase, translating into MSPPIRILGIDATKDPDELPRACTVDPEAPSRPLVAHEWLVTNGLGGYAAGTVSGVITRRFHGVLVAALPAPRGRTMMLNHLGERVMLGARTMRICGQEDPHRRDEPIARCTDFRIEMGLPVWRYEIADCVIERRVVMPHRQNTTFVVYTLCSGSSEPEIELEPWLHFRHHEGSVEGRVEGEYSLKLIGDRFEVSQEDHADVPPLRMQVRGCESAFRIEGKRIHDVRYHIEASRGYDAVGALYTPGFFRARLRRGEPIALVASVEDWNVVHAVPHDQVVARERERRAKLAALAHPKAREGLAAELVQAADQFLITPAGRTEDAARAHASGDEIRTVIAGYHWFTDWGRDTMISLEGLTLTTGRHNEAGYILRTFAHYVRDGLIPNMFPEGKNDGLYHTADATLWFFHALQRYVEVTQDRVTLRLLMPTLMDIVAHHMRGTRFGIGVDPDDGLLRQGAEGYQLTWMDAKVGDYVVTPRRGKAVEINALWYNALRCMQRWALDELRDEGTARHFAEHADRAFASFNARFWCSQGGYLYDLIDGEGGDDPAFRPNQIFAFSLAHPVLEKSKWETVLHKVQTRLLTPFGLRSLAPGHADYKPRYFGDLRARDLAYHQGTVWAWLIGPFVDAFLRVHPERVAEARSLLSGFGSAMNDACVGNISEIFDAEEPYVPRGCCAQAWSVAEVLRALVKTAT; encoded by the coding sequence ATGAGCCCGCCGATTCGCATCCTCGGCATCGACGCCACGAAGGATCCCGACGAGCTGCCGCGCGCGTGCACCGTCGATCCGGAGGCGCCTTCGCGACCGCTCGTCGCGCACGAGTGGCTCGTCACCAACGGCCTCGGTGGATACGCCGCCGGCACGGTGAGCGGCGTGATCACGCGACGCTTCCACGGTGTGCTCGTCGCCGCGCTGCCCGCGCCGCGCGGACGCACGATGATGCTGAATCACCTCGGCGAGCGCGTGATGCTCGGCGCTCGTACGATGCGGATCTGCGGGCAGGAAGATCCGCACCGGCGCGACGAGCCGATCGCGCGGTGCACGGACTTCCGCATCGAGATGGGCCTGCCGGTGTGGCGCTACGAGATCGCCGACTGCGTCATCGAGCGACGCGTCGTGATGCCGCACCGCCAGAACACGACGTTCGTCGTCTACACGCTGTGCTCTGGGAGCTCCGAGCCCGAGATCGAGCTCGAGCCGTGGCTGCACTTCCGCCATCACGAGGGCTCGGTCGAGGGGCGCGTCGAGGGCGAGTACTCGCTGAAGCTCATCGGCGATCGCTTCGAGGTCTCGCAGGAGGACCACGCCGACGTGCCGCCCTTGCGCATGCAGGTGCGAGGATGCGAGTCGGCGTTCCGGATCGAAGGCAAGCGCATCCACGACGTGCGCTATCACATCGAAGCGAGCCGCGGATACGACGCCGTCGGTGCGTTGTACACGCCGGGGTTCTTCCGTGCGCGGCTGCGGCGCGGAGAGCCGATCGCGCTGGTCGCGTCGGTCGAGGACTGGAACGTCGTGCACGCGGTGCCGCACGATCAGGTGGTCGCGCGCGAGCGCGAGCGGCGCGCGAAGCTCGCGGCGCTCGCGCACCCGAAAGCACGCGAAGGGCTCGCGGCGGAGCTGGTGCAGGCCGCGGATCAATTCCTGATCACGCCGGCCGGACGCACCGAGGATGCAGCGCGCGCGCACGCGTCGGGCGACGAGATCCGCACCGTGATCGCGGGATATCACTGGTTCACCGACTGGGGCCGCGACACGATGATCTCGCTCGAGGGACTGACGCTCACGACGGGGCGCCACAACGAAGCGGGCTACATCCTCCGCACGTTCGCGCACTACGTCCGCGACGGTCTGATCCCGAACATGTTCCCCGAAGGGAAGAACGACGGCCTCTATCACACGGCCGACGCGACACTTTGGTTCTTCCACGCGCTGCAGCGCTACGTCGAGGTCACGCAGGATCGCGTGACGCTGCGGCTGCTGATGCCGACGCTGATGGACATCGTCGCGCACCACATGCGCGGAACGCGCTTCGGGATCGGCGTCGACCCCGACGACGGTCTCCTGCGTCAGGGCGCGGAGGGCTATCAGCTCACGTGGATGGACGCGAAGGTCGGCGACTACGTCGTCACGCCGCGTCGCGGCAAGGCCGTCGAGATCAACGCGCTCTGGTACAACGCGCTCCGCTGCATGCAGCGCTGGGCGCTCGACGAGCTGCGCGACGAGGGCACGGCGCGTCACTTCGCGGAGCACGCCGATCGCGCGTTCGCGTCGTTCAACGCGCGATTCTGGTGCTCGCAGGGCGGCTATCTCTACGACCTGATCGACGGAGAGGGCGGAGACGATCCCGCGTTCCGCCCGAATCAGATCTTCGCGTTCTCGCTCGCGCATCCGGTGCTCGAGAAGTCGAAGTGGGAGACCGTGCTGCACAAGGTGCAGACTCGACTGCTCACACCGTTCGGGCTGCGCTCGCTCGCGCCGGGACATGCCGACTACAAGCCGCGCTATTTCGGCGACCTGCGTGCGCGCGATCTCGCGTACCACCAGGGCACCGTCTGGGCGTGGCTGATCGGCCCGTTCGTCGACGCGTTCCTGCGCGTGCACCCGGAGCGCGTCGCCGAGGCGAGATCGCTGCTCTCGGGGTTCGGGAGCGCGATGAACGACGCGTGCGTCGGCAACATCAGCGAGATCTTCGACGCCGAGGAGCCGTACGTGCCGCGCGGGTGTTGCGCGCAGGCGTGGAGCGTGGCGGAAGTGCTGCGCGCGCTGGTGAAGACCGCGACGTGA
- a CDS encoding SDR family oxidoreductase, with the protein MKGIAVITGASAGVGRATARELAARGWGLALLARGHDGLVAAQREAWALGVPAIAIPTDVADEAAVEAAADLTERELGPIDVWINNAMNTVVSPIDQLMPDEVRRVTEVTYLGAVWGTMAALRRMKPRDRGHIIQVGSALAYRAIPLQAAYCGAKHAMRGFTDSLRSELLHDGSRVALTMIHLPAMNTPQFSWCRTRFDKHPQPVPPIYQPEVAARVIADSIGYRRREVFVGKPTVKAILGSKLLPGYADHVLAREGYDGQMADMPLHQPRRDNLFEPLPGDFGAHGVFTDRATNDSPYSRLSVLWTHVRNAVERALAPRRGPFALPSGSKE; encoded by the coding sequence ATGAAGGGCATCGCGGTGATCACCGGGGCGAGCGCGGGCGTGGGACGCGCCACCGCTCGCGAGCTCGCGGCGCGCGGCTGGGGGCTGGCGCTCCTCGCACGAGGGCACGACGGGCTCGTGGCCGCACAGCGCGAGGCGTGGGCGCTCGGAGTGCCTGCGATCGCGATCCCCACCGACGTCGCGGACGAAGCAGCCGTCGAGGCCGCGGCGGATCTCACCGAGCGCGAGCTCGGCCCGATCGACGTGTGGATCAACAACGCGATGAACACCGTCGTGTCGCCGATCGATCAGCTGATGCCCGACGAGGTGCGCCGCGTGACCGAGGTGACGTATCTCGGCGCGGTGTGGGGCACGATGGCCGCGCTGCGTCGCATGAAGCCTCGCGACCGCGGGCACATCATCCAAGTGGGCTCGGCGCTCGCCTATCGCGCGATCCCGCTGCAGGCCGCGTACTGCGGCGCGAAGCACGCGATGCGCGGGTTCACCGACTCGCTGCGCAGCGAGCTGCTCCACGACGGCAGTCGCGTCGCGCTCACGATGATCCACCTGCCGGCGATGAACACGCCGCAGTTCTCGTGGTGCAGGACTCGATTCGACAAGCACCCTCAGCCGGTGCCGCCGATCTACCAGCCCGAGGTCGCAGCGCGCGTGATCGCCGACTCGATCGGATACCGGCGCCGCGAGGTGTTCGTCGGAAAGCCGACGGTGAAGGCGATCCTCGGCTCGAAGCTCTTGCCGGGGTACGCCGATCACGTGCTCGCGCGCGAGGGCTACGACGGGCAGATGGCGGACATGCCGCTGCACCAGCCGCGTCGCGACAACCTGTTCGAGCCGCTGCCCGGCGACTTCGGTGCGCACGGCGTCTTCACCGATCGTGCGACGAACGACTCGCCCTACTCGCGGCTCTCGGTCCTCTGGACGCACGTGCGCAACGCCGTCGAGCGCGCCCTCGCGCCGCGGCGCGGTCCGTTCGCGCTGCCGAGCGGCTCGAAGGAGTGA
- a CDS encoding site-2 protease family protein, whose translation MQGNLRLGHVAGIDVRLDWSWLLVGLLFFVSLSAHFFASHPLWSLGLSVLLAFLAVIGIAASIIAHELVQAVVARRLGTPVTAITLFLLGGIATYPREGRTPAREIVVAFVGPVTSLVLGFVLITLAGLLQVPLAKLWVDASGVLAWLEPVPALLAWVGIANLAIALFNAIPAFPLDGGRVLRALLWALDGDYRTATRVAARIGQAISLVMIAIGIASAFRLGPLAFTSGIWVAFLGWFLLSAASTYHQSALLEERLGGLVASHLMHPVTSAIGPDVPIASAVANHFVGTSARALPVMEHGACVGLLRFEDVRRVPAREWEARPVRDAMIAVAELPRIGARTDLAETLRTMLRAEIATLPVLEGDDVIGVLEMQDIVRWIEFPEPEPRIAPA comes from the coding sequence ATGCAGGGCAACCTACGGCTCGGACACGTCGCGGGGATCGACGTACGGCTCGACTGGAGCTGGCTGCTCGTCGGACTGCTCTTCTTCGTGAGCCTCAGCGCGCACTTCTTCGCGAGCCATCCGCTCTGGTCGCTCGGGCTCTCGGTGCTGCTCGCGTTCCTCGCGGTGATCGGGATCGCAGCGTCGATCATCGCCCACGAGCTCGTGCAGGCGGTCGTCGCGCGCAGGCTCGGCACGCCGGTGACCGCGATCACGCTCTTCCTGCTGGGCGGCATCGCGACGTATCCGCGCGAGGGGCGCACGCCCGCGCGCGAGATCGTCGTCGCGTTCGTCGGTCCAGTCACGAGCCTCGTGCTCGGCTTCGTGCTGATCACGCTCGCCGGGCTCCTGCAGGTCCCGCTCGCGAAGCTCTGGGTCGACGCGTCGGGTGTGCTCGCGTGGCTCGAGCCGGTGCCCGCGCTGCTCGCGTGGGTCGGCATCGCGAACCTCGCGATCGCGCTCTTCAACGCGATCCCCGCGTTCCCGCTCGACGGCGGTCGCGTGCTGCGCGCGCTGCTCTGGGCGCTCGACGGCGACTACCGCACCGCGACGCGTGTCGCCGCGCGCATCGGACAGGCGATCTCGCTCGTGATGATCGCGATCGGGATCGCGTCGGCGTTCCGGCTCGGCCCGCTCGCGTTCACGAGCGGCATCTGGGTCGCGTTCCTCGGCTGGTTCCTGCTGAGCGCGGCGAGCACGTACCACCAGAGCGCGCTGCTCGAGGAGCGCCTCGGCGGGCTCGTCGCGTCGCACCTCATGCACCCGGTGACCAGCGCGATCGGGCCCGACGTGCCGATCGCGAGCGCGGTCGCGAACCACTTCGTCGGCACCTCGGCGCGCGCGCTGCCGGTGATGGAGCACGGCGCGTGCGTCGGGCTCCTGCGCTTCGAGGACGTGCGTCGCGTGCCCGCGCGCGAGTGGGAGGCGCGCCCGGTGCGCGACGCGATGATCGCGGTCGCCGAGCTGCCGCGCATCGGCGCACGGACCGATCTCGCGGAGACGCTCCGGACCATGCTGCGCGCGGAGATCGCGACGCTTCCGGTGCTCGAGGGCGACGACGTGATCGGCGTGCTGGAGATGCAGGACATCGTGCGGTGGATCGAGTTCCCCGAGCCCGAGCCGCGCATCGCCCCGGCGTGA
- a CDS encoding cation-translocating P-type ATPase encodes MRENGSTNRDWHTKRAGDVVTALGGDDRAGLDEAEAGRRLERDGPNRLSRRRGRPAWRRLLDQFIAPLVLVLIVAVIVSIALGDYVDAAVIGAVVLLNALIGFFQEQRAESAIAALDALVVTEATVLRGGHKTRVRSEQLVVGDLVELHSGDSVPADLRLLRIRDLHVDEAPLTGESVPVRKQIAELSIDTVLADRTNLAFAGTAVTYGSGTGIVIATGDATETGRIAGLIASADEMTTPLTRRIEGLSRALVWIILAVAAAAFALEAVRRSDLAQTFNAAVALAVGAIPEGLPAAVTVLLAVGVSQMAKRRALVRRLPAVETLGSTSVICSDKTGTLTENQMTVTHVWAGGTSFGVKGVGYDRAGGFVRESSTVEVSSHRALLECVRAGALCNDTRVLRGPDGTKVEGDPTEAALVVLAEKAGGALALEESRRLDVIAFESDHMYMATLDHDERRGQSFMHVKGSSDVLLDACTDALDADGARTAFDRAAAAAKVDELASRGLRILVVAKREMPAGATDIVHADVKELTFLGLVGMIDPPRAEAKRAVASCHAAGVKVKMITGDHAVTASAIADDLGLEGERDASGRLRAITGRELEGVSDEALPELAERASVFARVAPEQKLRLVRALQKRGHVVAMTGDGVNDAPALKQADIGVAMGKNGTDVARGAAAMILTDDNFATIEAAIEEGRRVYDNLVKFIAWTLPTNGGEGLVLLAAIVAETELPILPVQILWVNLATAVLLGVTLVFEKKEPGVMSRPPRDAKKPLLDVRLAVRTLIVSCLIAGAAFGFFEWAYAEDPTKVAEARTIATNTIVVVEVGYLFSCRSLRIPAHRLGLFTNKWVWGGAIAMLACQLLFTYAPFMNVLFHSAPIEWRWWGYFAGIGLVVYVLSEVSKAVAPVK; translated from the coding sequence GTGCGAGAGAACGGCTCGACCAACAGGGACTGGCACACGAAACGCGCCGGCGACGTCGTCACCGCGCTCGGCGGCGACGATCGCGCGGGCCTCGACGAGGCGGAGGCCGGGCGGCGCCTGGAGCGTGACGGGCCCAACCGCCTCTCGCGACGGCGCGGGCGACCGGCGTGGCGGAGGTTGCTCGATCAGTTCATCGCGCCGCTCGTGCTCGTGCTGATCGTCGCCGTGATCGTGTCGATCGCGCTCGGCGACTACGTCGACGCCGCGGTGATCGGCGCGGTCGTGCTGCTCAACGCCCTGATCGGGTTCTTCCAGGAGCAGCGCGCCGAGAGCGCGATCGCCGCGCTCGATGCGCTCGTCGTCACCGAAGCGACCGTGCTCCGCGGCGGGCACAAGACGCGGGTGCGCAGCGAGCAGCTCGTCGTCGGAGATCTCGTCGAGCTGCACTCGGGCGACTCGGTGCCCGCGGACCTCCGTCTCCTGCGCATCCGCGATCTGCACGTCGACGAGGCGCCGCTCACCGGCGAGTCGGTGCCGGTGCGCAAGCAGATCGCGGAGCTGTCGATCGACACCGTGCTCGCCGATCGCACGAACCTCGCCTTCGCCGGCACCGCGGTCACGTACGGCAGTGGCACCGGCATCGTGATCGCGACGGGCGACGCGACCGAGACCGGCCGCATCGCGGGGCTGATCGCGTCGGCGGACGAGATGACGACGCCGCTCACGCGGCGCATCGAGGGGCTCTCGCGCGCCCTCGTGTGGATCATCCTCGCCGTCGCGGCGGCCGCGTTCGCGCTCGAAGCGGTGCGCCGATCCGATCTCGCGCAGACCTTCAACGCCGCGGTCGCGCTCGCGGTCGGCGCGATCCCCGAGGGCCTGCCCGCGGCGGTCACGGTGCTGCTCGCGGTCGGCGTGTCGCAGATGGCGAAGCGGCGCGCGCTGGTGCGCAGGCTTCCCGCGGTCGAGACGCTCGGCAGCACGTCGGTGATCTGCTCGGACAAGACCGGCACGCTCACCGAGAACCAGATGACGGTCACGCACGTGTGGGCGGGCGGGACGAGCTTCGGCGTGAAGGGCGTCGGCTACGACCGCGCCGGCGGGTTCGTGCGCGAGAGCTCGACGGTCGAGGTCAGCTCGCATCGCGCACTGCTCGAGTGCGTGCGCGCGGGCGCGCTGTGCAACGACACACGCGTGCTGCGCGGGCCCGACGGAACGAAGGTCGAGGGTGATCCCACCGAGGCCGCGCTCGTCGTGCTCGCGGAGAAAGCGGGCGGCGCGCTCGCGCTCGAGGAGAGCCGGCGGCTCGACGTCATCGCGTTCGAGTCGGACCACATGTACATGGCCACGCTCGATCACGACGAGCGGCGCGGCCAGTCGTTCATGCACGTGAAGGGCTCGTCCGACGTGCTGCTCGACGCGTGCACCGACGCGCTCGACGCGGACGGCGCGCGCACCGCGTTCGATCGCGCAGCGGCGGCGGCGAAGGTCGACGAGCTCGCGTCGCGCGGGCTGCGCATCCTCGTCGTCGCGAAGCGCGAGATGCCCGCGGGCGCGACCGACATCGTGCACGCCGACGTGAAGGAGCTGACGTTCCTCGGGCTCGTCGGGATGATCGATCCGCCGCGCGCCGAGGCGAAGCGCGCGGTCGCGAGCTGTCACGCGGCGGGCGTGAAGGTGAAGATGATCACGGGCGATCACGCGGTGACGGCCTCGGCGATCGCGGACGATCTCGGGCTCGAAGGCGAGCGCGACGCGAGCGGTCGGCTGCGCGCGATCACGGGACGCGAGCTGGAAGGCGTGAGCGACGAGGCGCTCCCCGAGCTCGCGGAGCGCGCGTCGGTCTTCGCGCGCGTGGCGCCCGAGCAGAAGCTGCGCCTCGTGCGCGCGCTACAGAAGCGCGGTCACGTCGTCGCGATGACCGGCGACGGAGTGAACGACGCGCCGGCCCTGAAGCAGGCCGACATCGGCGTCGCGATGGGGAAGAACGGCACCGACGTCGCGCGCGGCGCGGCGGCGATGATTCTCACCGACGACAACTTCGCGACGATCGAGGCGGCGATCGAAGAGGGGCGTCGCGTCTACGACAACCTCGTGAAGTTCATCGCGTGGACGCTCCCGACGAACGGCGGCGAGGGCCTGGTGCTGCTCGCGGCGATCGTCGCGGAGACGGAGCTGCCGATCCTGCCGGTGCAGATCCTCTGGGTGAACCTCGCGACCGCGGTGCTGCTCGGCGTGACGCTGGTGTTCGAGAAGAAAGAGCCGGGCGTGATGTCGCGCCCGCCGCGCGACGCGAAGAAGCCGCTGCTCGACGTGCGGCTCGCGGTGCGGACACTGATCGTCTCGTGCCTGATCGCGGGCGCGGCGTTCGGGTTCTTCGAGTGGGCGTACGCGGAGGACCCGACGAAGGTCGCGGAGGCGCGCACCATCGCGACCAACACGATCGTCGTGGTCGAGGTGGGCTATCTGTTCTCGTGTCGATCGCTGCGGATTCCCGCGCACCGACTGGGGCTCTTCACGAACAAGTGGGTCTGGGGCGGTGCGATCGCGATGCTCGCGTGCCAGCTGCTCTTCACGTACGCGCCGTTCATGAACGTGCTGTTCCACAGCGCGCCGATCGAGTGGCGCTGGTGGGGATATTTCGCGGGCATCGGTCTCGTGGTGTACGTGCTGAGCGAAGTGTCGAAGGCAGTCGCGCCGGTGAAGTGA